From one uncultured Paludibacter sp. genomic stretch:
- a CDS encoding conserved hypothetical protein (Evidence 4 : Unknown function but conserved in other organisms), with amino-acid sequence MKSFSEKFIVKPGDKVNLKELDTAYSGGIKKKEGVKDLLKNVEELASFQELFWADNSYSLLIVLQAPDAAGKDGAIRHVMSGLNPQSCRVYSYKTPSREELDHDYLWRHYKDLPERGMIGIFNRSHYENVLATKVNPQFILNENIPGINDIKDIHKKFWSQRYEQINNFEKYLYQNGTHVIKFFLHLSKEEQKARLLARLEEKDKNWKFSSDDLKARAQWDEYQKAYEDMLEETSTDYAPWFVIPADKKFFARVAIGKIIVEKMKSLDLHYPSGETKEQLAQALETLMSEK; translated from the coding sequence ATGAAATCATTCTCAGAAAAATTCATAGTAAAGCCGGGAGATAAAGTCAATCTCAAAGAATTGGATACAGCTTATTCCGGAGGAATAAAAAAGAAAGAAGGCGTAAAAGATTTGTTGAAAAATGTAGAAGAACTGGCTTCATTTCAGGAATTATTTTGGGCTGACAATAGCTATTCTTTATTAATTGTACTGCAAGCTCCGGATGCTGCAGGAAAAGACGGAGCTATTCGCCACGTAATGTCAGGGTTAAATCCGCAAAGCTGTCGCGTGTATAGTTACAAAACTCCGTCACGCGAAGAATTAGACCACGATTATCTTTGGAGACACTACAAGGATTTACCTGAGCGGGGAATGATTGGCATTTTTAACCGTTCACATTATGAAAATGTATTGGCAACGAAAGTAAATCCACAATTTATTTTGAATGAAAATATACCCGGAATTAATGATATAAAAGATATTCACAAGAAATTTTGGAGTCAGCGTTACGAACAAATCAATAATTTTGAGAAATATTTGTATCAAAACGGCACACACGTGATAAAATTCTTCTTACACCTCTCAAAAGAAGAACAAAAAGCAAGACTTTTAGCTCGATTGGAGGAAAAAGATAAAAATTGGAAATTTAGTTCCGATGATTTGAAAGCGCGTGCTCAATGGGATGAATATCAAAAAGCGTATGAAGACATGCTGGAAGAAACTTCTACTGATTATGCTCCTTGGTTTGTTATTCCGGCTGATAAGAAATTTTTTGCGCGTGTAGCTATTGGAAAAATTATTGTAGAAAAAATGAAAAGTTTGGATTTGCATTATCCTTCAGGCGAAACCAAAGAGCAACTTGCACAAGCGCTGGAAACTTTAATGAGCGAAAAATAG
- a CDS encoding conserved membrane hypothetical protein (Evidence 4 : Unknown function but conserved in other organisms): MKLRLLFLFTFFIFLNSFAQIIDPVKWTFEKKNTSATTADVIIKAKIDNGWHLYGLNLPKDGPVPTTITFENIENAKKVGEIQAKSNLIQSHDPNFDMDLNWYVNEAVFVQKISFTDANAVYVKGNVRYMLCNDETCLAPTTREFNFGTQGVKSSIAKSTEKETLQKTTETIPVQTLATENLDSTDTKTVQPALVVSNKDLWAPLTEKLKPFGGGEEHNSLWWIFLTGFLGGLLALVMPCIWPIIPMTISFFLKRSQDKKRGRRDAVLYGLSIVFIFVVLGTLITLIFGASALNSLSTNAVFNIFIFLLLVVFAISFFGAFEITLPASWSTKMDAKAESTSGILSILFMAFTLVIVSFSCTGPIIGLVLVDVTTKGLTAGPVLAMLGFSLALAIPFAFFAFFPSLLKSLPKSGGWLNKVKVVLAFLELAFALKFLSVADLAYGWRILDREVFLALWIVIFALLGVYLLGKIRFPHDDEIKHTSVSGVILAIISLSFAVYMVPGLWGAPLKSVSAFAPPTRTQDFNLYQNDVHPKFTDYDLGMAYAASVNKPVVIDFTGHGCVNCRKMEASVWTDDNVRNLLNNDFVLISLFVDEKKSLLEPYEVQENGRTTKINTVGDKWSYFQRHKFGANAQPFYVMLKADGQPLNNYYFPFTEDPKEFIKWLKTN; this comes from the coding sequence ATGAAGCTGAGATTATTGTTTTTATTTACTTTTTTTATTTTTTTGAACAGTTTTGCTCAAATCATAGATCCTGTAAAATGGACATTTGAGAAAAAAAATACAAGTGCAACTACGGCAGATGTTATTATCAAAGCAAAAATCGATAATGGTTGGCATTTATACGGATTAAATCTTCCTAAAGATGGTCCTGTTCCTACAACTATCACGTTTGAAAACATAGAAAATGCCAAAAAAGTAGGTGAAATTCAAGCCAAATCCAACCTAATTCAGTCACACGACCCCAATTTTGATATGGATTTAAATTGGTATGTGAACGAAGCTGTTTTTGTACAGAAAATTTCATTTACCGATGCTAATGCAGTTTACGTGAAAGGAAATGTGCGTTATATGCTTTGTAACGATGAAACTTGTTTGGCTCCAACAACGCGTGAGTTTAACTTTGGGACACAAGGAGTAAAATCATCTATAGCAAAGTCCACAGAAAAAGAAACTCTCCAAAAGACAACCGAAACGATTCCGGTTCAAACCCTTGCAACTGAAAATTTAGATTCGACAGATACAAAAACAGTTCAACCTGCGCTGGTTGTTTCAAATAAGGATTTATGGGCTCCGCTCACTGAAAAATTAAAACCTTTTGGCGGAGGCGAAGAACATAATTCGCTCTGGTGGATTTTTTTGACCGGATTTTTAGGAGGTTTGCTGGCTTTGGTAATGCCTTGCATTTGGCCCATTATTCCTATGACGATTAGTTTTTTCTTGAAACGCTCACAAGACAAAAAACGCGGACGTCGCGACGCTGTTTTATACGGACTTTCCATTGTTTTTATTTTTGTAGTATTGGGAACGTTAATCACCTTAATATTTGGAGCAAGCGCATTAAATAGTCTCTCGACCAATGCCGTATTTAATATATTTATTTTTCTCTTGCTGGTAGTATTTGCCATTTCGTTTTTCGGAGCGTTTGAAATTACTTTACCAGCTTCGTGGTCAACAAAAATGGACGCAAAAGCGGAATCCACCAGTGGAATTTTAAGTATTTTATTTATGGCATTTACGCTTGTAATTGTTTCATTTTCTTGCACAGGTCCTATCATTGGTTTGGTTTTGGTAGATGTAACCACGAAAGGATTAACCGCCGGACCTGTTTTAGCAATGTTAGGATTTTCGCTTGCATTGGCAATTCCGTTTGCCTTTTTTGCGTTTTTCCCTTCGCTTTTAAAATCATTACCCAAATCAGGAGGATGGTTGAATAAAGTAAAAGTAGTATTGGCGTTTTTAGAACTTGCTTTTGCCCTCAAATTCCTTTCTGTGGCAGATTTAGCTTACGGATGGAGAATATTGGACCGTGAAGTATTCCTTGCTTTGTGGATTGTAATTTTTGCATTGCTTGGAGTTTATTTGCTGGGAAAAATCCGTTTTCCTCATGATGATGAAATCAAACATACATCTGTTTCAGGTGTGATTTTGGCGATTATTTCACTTTCGTTTGCGGTGTATATGGTTCCAGGACTTTGGGGAGCGCCTCTTAAATCGGTAAGCGCATTTGCTCCTCCTACGCGTACGCAAGATTTTAATTTATATCAAAATGATGTTCATCCTAAATTTACCGATTACGATTTGGGAATGGCTTATGCCGCTTCAGTGAATAAACCTGTTGTTATAGATTTTACCGGTCACGGATGTGTTAATTGCCGAAAAATGGAAGCATCGGTTTGGACGGATGATAATGTGAGAAATTTGCTCAACAATGATTTTGTGTTGATTTCATTATTTGTAGATGAAAAAAAGTCTCTTTTAGAACCTTATGAAGTACAAGAAAACGGACGTACAACCAAAATCAATACGGTAGGAGACAAATGGAGCTATTTTCAGCGACATAAATTTGGCGCAAACGCGCAACCTTTTTACGTGATGCTGAAAGCTGACGGACAACCTCTAAACAATTATTACTTTCCATTTACAGAAGATCCGAAAGAATTTATTAAATGGTTAAAAACAAACTAG
- the dnaJ gene encoding Chaperone protein DnaJ, with protein MTKRDYYEILEVSKTASADEIKKAYRKKAIQFHPDKNPGDKQAEEKFKEAAEAYEILSDPQKRQRYDQFGHAGVGGAAGGGFGGAGMTMEDIFSAFGDIFGGHFGGFGGFGGFGGSQSRGGQRIRRGSDLRVKVKLNLAEIATGVEKKIKVRKAVACSHCHGTGAEGNSGSETCSTCHGSGRVTRVQQTILGQMQTTTECPTCHGEGKIIKNKCTHCNGEGVVREEEVISINIPAGVMEGMQLSMSGKGNAVPRGGINGDLLIVIEEEKHPELIRDENDLIYNLLVSVPVATLGGSVEVPTVDGKVKVNIAAGTQPGKVLRLRGKGLPSVNRYGTGDLLVNVGVYIPENLNKEEKQLMEKLADSNNVKPNQSASKNFFSHFRNMFE; from the coding sequence ATGACAAAGAGAGATTATTACGAGATATTAGAGGTATCGAAAACGGCAAGTGCGGATGAAATAAAAAAAGCGTACCGTAAAAAAGCTATTCAATTCCATCCGGATAAAAATCCCGGCGATAAACAAGCTGAAGAAAAATTCAAAGAAGCAGCCGAAGCGTATGAGATATTAAGCGATCCGCAGAAACGTCAGCGTTACGACCAATTTGGACACGCCGGTGTAGGTGGAGCTGCCGGAGGTGGTTTTGGTGGCGCCGGAATGACGATGGAAGATATTTTCTCCGCTTTTGGCGATATTTTTGGCGGACATTTTGGCGGTTTCGGAGGATTTGGAGGTTTTGGCGGAAGTCAATCTCGTGGAGGTCAGCGCATACGTCGCGGATCTGATTTACGTGTAAAGGTAAAATTGAATTTAGCTGAAATTGCCACAGGAGTAGAGAAAAAAATCAAAGTAAGAAAAGCTGTTGCTTGTTCTCATTGTCACGGAACCGGAGCGGAAGGAAATTCCGGCTCTGAAACTTGCAGTACGTGTCACGGAAGCGGACGTGTAACGCGTGTTCAGCAAACTATTCTAGGGCAAATGCAAACTACTACGGAATGTCCTACATGCCACGGAGAAGGAAAAATTATTAAAAATAAATGTACGCATTGTAACGGTGAAGGCGTTGTACGTGAGGAAGAAGTAATTTCAATCAATATTCCTGCGGGAGTAATGGAAGGAATGCAACTTTCTATGAGCGGAAAAGGAAACGCGGTTCCCAGAGGAGGAATCAACGGAGATTTATTGATAGTTATTGAAGAAGAAAAACATCCGGAACTTATTAGAGATGAGAATGATTTAATTTATAATCTTTTAGTGTCGGTTCCTGTAGCTACGCTCGGCGGTTCGGTAGAAGTTCCTACAGTGGATGGGAAAGTAAAAGTAAATATTGCTGCCGGAACTCAACCGGGGAAAGTATTGCGCTTAAGAGGAAAAGGGCTTCCGAGTGTAAACCGTTACGGTACAGGCGATCTGCTTGTAAATGTTGGTGTATATATTCCCGAAAACTTAAATAAGGAAGAAAAACAATTGATGGAGAAATTGGCAGACTCCAATAATGTGAAACCAAATCAATCGGCTTCAAAGAATTTCTTCTCCCATTTCAGAAATATGTTTGAGTAA
- the grpE gene encoding Protein GrpE: MKKEKHHNEEVELTNEASVEETPQETTEQKAENEVENLENLKEKCADLADKNLRLMAEFDNYRKRTLKEKADLISSASERVLVNLLPLVDDFERAMKAMENTEDIDAIKEGEKLIYNKFIAFLQANGVKEIPTENEPFNVDIHEAVTTFPVDDEEKRGKIIDTVSKGYTLNDKVIRFPKVVVGE; the protein is encoded by the coding sequence ATGAAAAAAGAAAAACATCATAACGAGGAAGTAGAATTAACAAATGAAGCTTCTGTTGAAGAAACACCACAGGAAACAACGGAACAAAAAGCTGAAAACGAAGTGGAAAATCTCGAAAATTTAAAGGAAAAATGCGCCGATTTGGCAGATAAAAACCTTCGTCTGATGGCAGAATTTGATAATTACCGCAAACGTACCCTGAAAGAAAAGGCAGATTTGATAAGTTCGGCAAGTGAAAGAGTTCTGGTGAATCTCCTTCCGTTGGTGGATGATTTTGAGCGTGCAATGAAAGCAATGGAGAATACGGAAGACATAGACGCTATAAAGGAAGGCGAAAAATTAATTTACAACAAATTTATTGCTTTTTTGCAGGCAAATGGCGTAAAAGAAATTCCCACCGAAAATGAACCTTTCAATGTAGATATTCACGAGGCGGTAACCACTTTTCCTGTGGATGATGAAGAAAAAAGAGGAAAAATCATCGATACGGTTTCAAAAGGTTACACATTAAACGATAAAGTTATCCGCTTCCCAAAAGTAGTAGTAGGAGAATAA
- a CDS encoding Pyruvate carboxylase, which translates to MKEIKFSLVYRDMWQSMGKYVPRIDQLEKIAPVIIDMGCFARVETNGGASEQVNLLYGENPNPSVRTFTKPFNEVGIQTHMLDRGLNGLRMNPVPADVRRLMYKVKKAQGVDITRIFDGLNDVRNISDSIKYAKEAGMIAQAAMCITVSEVHNVDYYINMSEELIAAGADEICLKDMAGIGRPEMLGKIVKAIKDKHPEIPIQYHGHSGPGFSVASMLEVAKAGVDYLDVAMEPLSWGMVHPDVITIQQMLKDAGFKVPEINMNAYMEARSLTQSFVDDFLGYFIDERNRTMTSLLVGCGLPGGMMGSLMADLKGVHQAINSARKNQGKNELNEDELLVKLFDEVKYIWPKLGNPPLVTPFSQYVKNIALMNVFSIEKGQGRWTMIDKNSWDMILGKAGKLPGKLDQEIVDLAKKNGFEFFTGNPQDNYPDELPKYIKEMEEKGWERGENDEELFEFAMHEKQYRDYKSGEAKQRFEKELETAIKAKYEKTADIKKIDIRALKHPNAEPIIAPYSGRVLWELDFNEKSVAPPFGKYLSEFDTVCVIQTNYGWEDVVSFCNGRLVGIEKKQGDIVRKGDVLAYIEKSTVTLPKKKELSKKKQKIAG; encoded by the coding sequence ATGAAAGAAATTAAATTTAGCTTGGTCTATCGTGATATGTGGCAGTCTATGGGCAAATATGTGCCGCGTATTGATCAGCTTGAAAAAATTGCTCCCGTCATTATTGATATGGGATGCTTTGCTCGTGTAGAAACTAATGGAGGCGCTTCAGAACAAGTAAATTTGTTGTACGGCGAAAATCCTAATCCATCTGTACGTACGTTTACAAAACCGTTTAACGAAGTTGGAATTCAAACGCATATGCTTGACCGCGGATTGAACGGTTTGCGTATGAATCCTGTTCCTGCTGATGTCCGCCGCTTGATGTATAAAGTTAAAAAAGCGCAAGGTGTGGACATTACACGCATTTTTGACGGACTGAACGATGTAAGAAATATTTCCGATTCGATAAAATATGCTAAGGAAGCCGGAATGATTGCGCAAGCTGCTATGTGTATAACTGTATCTGAAGTACACAATGTAGATTATTATATTAATATGTCCGAAGAATTAATTGCTGCCGGCGCTGATGAAATTTGTTTGAAAGATATGGCAGGAATAGGACGACCTGAAATGTTGGGAAAAATTGTGAAAGCAATTAAAGACAAACATCCTGAAATCCCTATTCAATATCACGGACATTCCGGACCGGGTTTTTCTGTTGCATCTATGCTTGAGGTTGCAAAAGCCGGAGTAGATTATTTGGACGTGGCAATGGAACCTCTTTCTTGGGGAATGGTTCATCCCGATGTTATTACCATACAGCAAATGTTGAAAGATGCAGGTTTCAAAGTGCCTGAAATCAATATGAATGCATATATGGAAGCCCGTAGTTTGACACAAAGTTTTGTCGATGACTTTTTGGGATATTTTATTGATGAACGCAATAGAACAATGACCTCGTTATTAGTTGGTTGCGGACTTCCCGGAGGCATGATGGGCTCGTTGATGGCGGACTTAAAAGGAGTACACCAAGCAATTAATTCGGCTCGTAAAAATCAAGGCAAAAACGAACTGAATGAAGATGAATTACTCGTAAAACTGTTTGATGAAGTAAAATATATTTGGCCTAAACTTGGAAATCCGCCATTGGTAACACCTTTCAGTCAATATGTGAAAAATATTGCATTGATGAATGTGTTTTCCATTGAAAAAGGACAAGGACGCTGGACAATGATTGATAAAAACTCTTGGGATATGATTCTTGGAAAAGCAGGAAAATTGCCGGGAAAATTAGATCAGGAAATTGTTGATTTGGCTAAAAAGAACGGTTTTGAATTTTTTACAGGCAATCCGCAAGACAATTATCCCGATGAACTTCCTAAATACATTAAGGAAATGGAAGAAAAAGGTTGGGAAAGAGGAGAAAACGATGAAGAACTTTTTGAATTTGCTATGCACGAAAAACAATATCGCGATTACAAATCGGGCGAAGCAAAACAACGTTTCGAAAAAGAATTGGAAACTGCCATTAAAGCCAAATATGAAAAAACGGCAGACATCAAAAAAATTGATATTCGTGCGTTGAAACATCCAAACGCCGAACCAATTATTGCTCCTTATTCAGGACGTGTGCTTTGGGAACTTGATTTTAATGAAAAATCGGTAGCACCTCCTTTCGGAAAATATTTGAGTGAATTTGACACTGTATGCGTTATTCAAACAAACTACGGATGGGAAGATGTGGTAAGCTTTTGTAATGGACGCTTGGTGGGAATTGAGAAAAAACAAGGAGATATAGTACGTAAGGGCGATGTGTTGGCTTATATTGAAAAAAGCACGGTTACACTGCCTAAAAAGAAAGAATTATCAAAAAAGAAACAAAAAATAGCGGGTTAA
- the yfnA gene encoding Uncharacterized amino acid permease YfnA — protein MAELFIRKSLEQINRQAEEGVNQLRRHLNALNITLLGIGCIIGAGIFVLTGTAAANHAGPAISISFIVSALGCLLAGLCYAEFASMIPVSGSAYTYGYATMGEFIAWIIGWDLILEYLFGSATVAVGWSGYVTSFLADLGIHLPAYMCDSPFKFEHGQWIHTGAIINFPAVFVVAMMTTLLVIGIKESAKFNNIIVIIKVAVILLFIGFGIAYINADNWTPFVPANTGTFGHFGWSGVLTGAAVVFFAYIGFDAVSTTAQEAINPKRDLPIGILASLIVCTILYVAVSLVLTGIVNYTELNVPAPIALAIDKAGAGLYWLRPIIKIGAIAGLSSVVMVLLLGQSRIFYTMASDGLLWKSFAKTHPKFKTPYITSIVTGIFAAIFAGLFPIGLLGELVSIGTLLAFVIVSIGLIILRKTEPDAPRKFRTPWVPFVPILGAVVCLAQMASLPKDTWFRLIGWMVVGFVIYFTYGIKHSHVRKELKNKSM, from the coding sequence ATGGCAGAATTATTTATTCGTAAAAGTTTAGAACAAATCAACAGACAAGCCGAAGAGGGAGTAAATCAATTAAGACGACATTTGAATGCGCTCAATATTACTTTATTGGGAATAGGTTGTATTATTGGAGCCGGAATTTTTGTGTTAACAGGAACAGCCGCAGCCAATCATGCAGGTCCTGCGATTTCCATTTCGTTTATTGTATCAGCATTGGGTTGTTTGCTGGCAGGGCTTTGTTATGCGGAGTTTGCTTCAATGATTCCTGTTTCAGGCAGCGCATATACGTATGGATATGCAACAATGGGCGAATTTATTGCATGGATTATCGGTTGGGATTTGATTTTGGAATATCTTTTTGGTTCTGCTACTGTTGCTGTAGGATGGTCGGGTTATGTAACAAGTTTTTTGGCGGATTTGGGAATTCATTTGCCCGCATATATGTGCGACAGTCCTTTTAAATTTGAACACGGACAATGGATTCATACCGGAGCCATTATTAATTTTCCTGCCGTATTTGTTGTTGCTATGATGACTACGCTTTTAGTAATTGGAATCAAGGAAAGCGCTAAATTCAATAATATTATCGTAATTATAAAGGTTGCTGTTATTCTGTTGTTTATCGGTTTTGGAATTGCCTATATTAATGCTGATAACTGGACACCATTTGTTCCTGCCAACACCGGAACTTTCGGGCATTTTGGATGGAGCGGCGTACTTACCGGTGCGGCTGTGGTATTTTTTGCATACATTGGATTCGATGCGGTGAGTACAACTGCACAAGAGGCAATTAATCCCAAGCGCGATTTACCGATAGGAATTTTGGCTTCGTTGATTGTGTGTACTATACTTTATGTGGCGGTAAGTTTAGTACTCACGGGAATTGTAAATTACACCGAATTAAATGTGCCGGCTCCTATTGCGTTAGCCATTGATAAAGCCGGAGCAGGATTGTATTGGCTCCGTCCGATTATAAAAATAGGAGCTATTGCTGGTTTAAGCTCGGTGGTAATGGTGCTTTTGTTGGGGCAGAGCCGTATTTTTTACACTATGGCAAGCGATGGTTTGCTGTGGAAAAGTTTTGCTAAAACACACCCGAAATTTAAAACGCCTTATATTACCAGTATTGTTACAGGGATTTTTGCCGCTATTTTTGCCGGACTTTTCCCTATCGGATTGTTGGGAGAATTGGTTTCTATCGGCACATTGTTGGCGTTTGTCATTGTAAGCATCGGTTTAATTATTCTTCGTAAAACCGAACCGGACGCACCTCGTAAATTCCGTACTCCCTGGGTGCCTTTTGTTCCTATTTTGGGCGCTGTTGTATGTTTGGCGCAAATGGCTTCATTGCCTAAAGATACGTGGTTTCGTTTGATAGGTTGGATGGTGGTAGGTTTTGTTATCTATTTTACGTATGGAATAAAACACAGTCACGTAAGAAAAGAATTAAAGAATAAATCTATGTAA